The window CTTTTCTGCTTTGGAAATCTGGTCCGGCATTTTCTCGGCAGCAGTTCCTTTACGCGGTGAATATTTAAAACAAAATGCCATATCGAATTGACAGGCATCCACAATTGCCAAGGTTGCCTGAAAATCCTTCTCGGTTTCACCGGGAAAACCGACGATTAAATCAGTCGTCAATATTAAATCCGGTATCTTTTGTCGTGTTTTTTCAATCACTGTTTGATAGTCCAGGGTGGTATAACCACGGTTCATTTTTTTTAGAATTCCGTCAGAACCGGATTGTATCGGCAGATGGAGCGCTTCACAAACGACCGGAATTTCAAACATGGCTTGAATCAACGAATCGGTAAAGGCCTTGGGATGACCGGTTAAAAAACGAAGTCGCAACAGGCCCGGCACCGAACCAAGCTTATACAACAAATCCGTCAATGTTTTGCCGGAATCGTCCTCCATGCCAAATCGGGTGACGTTTTGCCCCAACAAGGTAATCTCCCGGGCACCCCCGTCAATTTTACGTTTCACTTCTTCCACGATTTTATCAATCGAACGCGATTTTTCCCGTCCCCGCGCTTGAGGTACTGCACAATAGGTGCAGTACTGATCACAACCATCCATGACAGCCACGGAGTCGCTTATCCTGGTTTTATGCACCGTCCGGCTGCAGCTCTTCTCAAAATCATAAACCCGATACTCGGACTGATGTTTTTTAAATCTTGCTTGTTCCGCCAAATCCGGCACAGCTGCCAATGCCCGCGGACCGGCCAAAAAATCAATCACCGGCGCACGACGAAACGCCAGATCACCCAGATGCTGTGCAAGACAGCCAATCATGCCAATAATAATATCCGGATTTTCTTTTTTGAGCTTGGCCCAGCGTCCTATCAGGGAAAAAGCTTTTTCTTCCGCCAGTTGGCGCACCGTACAGGTATTGGCGATAAGCAGATCAGCCTGACCAACCACCAATGTTTTATGCCACCCTCGGTCTCTCAGCACATCAGCCAAACGACTGCTGTCATAGACATTCATCTGGCAACCAAATGTATGTAAAAAAAATTTCTTGGCCATCAATCACGAACCTGAATCCAATCCAACTCCGTATCTGCATAACCATAAAAAACCTTTTCCACTGTACCGCGGGCAATTTTCTTGTTTTGCTGAAACAGGTCTAATTGCAATTGCATGCGCAACACGCGGTTGGTTTGCAGATCGGTAAAAAAGCGCACTTCACGAATTACATGCCGCTGCCCCGGAAAAGCCATTTCCAATGCGGCATCCATCAACAATGTCTCCGCCGGCCTACGGTAAACCAAGCCGGCATAGTGTTCCCCGTCGGGTCCTTGTACCTGATAAATTTCAGACGGAATTTGTTGCACCAAAAAATCCCGAATTACCTCAATACCGACCATACCTTCAATATGAGCACGAATCAGTCTGTTTTTAACCGGAGCCCATTTTTGCGTCACCGCACTCCAGCGCAATGTTTTCCCTTCATCCAAAAACCAACCGACCTCAGGATCATTTTTCAAAAACATACAAAGTCGTCTTTGCTGTTCATCCATGGCGACAATTCGCCGGACGTACACGCCGGCCTGTTTTTCCAGCTGATCGGCAACAAATTGAAAATCCCACACCGCGTACAAGGATAGCTGCTTCGCTTCCGCCAAGGTCTGACTGCACATTAAAGGAACTTTCTTCCCGCCTGCCGGAACCGCTGTACGCAAAGATGCTTCTTCCAACTGTTTTTGCCGCACAAAGGCGCAATACCCTCTGAAACGTTCCGCCCAAATTCCATCCAGCCGTTCCAGCTTATTCAAACTTTGCTTAACCAAGCGCCCGTTTTTTTCTAATTGCGCCAAGGCACCATGATAATAAATTCGTCTGGAACTATTGGAGGGCTGGGATATAATCAGGGGCAACAGTTCACGAACAGTCACCGTCTGTCTCAAATCCAGTGCCTGCATCACGATGCGTTCAACCAGCCGTTGTCCGTCACCCGGCGCAAAAAACCACGGTTCTTTCAGCAATGCCGCTCTAAGTGGTGCATCCTGATTGACCCGCTCCGCCAAATAAGCCCATGCCTTTTCACGCAATCGTCGTTCCCGCGGATAAAGTTCCCGAATCGGCGTACCATCAATGCCTTTTCGTTCGCAATACCCCAGCACTGTATTCCCCAGCAAGGCCACACTCGCTGTGACAACCCGGGTGTTCCCGGTCGCGAAAAAAACCGCCCATTGCTCTTCAAGCTCATTTTTTGTTCTGGCGGTTTTTTCAAGAATGGAATACGGTGGCAAGGAGGGCTGAGCAGCTTGTTGAATCAAAATGGCCTTATCATCATCTTCTTCAGCCAGAGCCCATTGCCGTAAATTAGCGGTTAATTGTCCATCTTTTCCGCGTTTACAAATTTCAAGCAGAATTCGCTTCTCTCTCCAGCGTGCACGCCTGAATTTTTTCTCAATCAAACGCCATAACCGGGGTTGTGCTTCTCCTTGTAGTGCAAAAAAACGGGAATAACCATCCAACTTAGCGCGCCGATCACCTCGCGACGAGTTCTCAATCGCTTTTGATGAATAAACCA of the bacterium genome contains:
- the miaB gene encoding tRNA (N6-isopentenyl adenosine(37)-C2)-methylthiotransferase MiaB encodes the protein MAKKFFLHTFGCQMNVYDSSRLADVLRDRGWHKTLVVGQADLLIANTCTVRQLAEEKAFSLIGRWAKLKKENPDIIIGMIGCLAQHLGDLAFRRAPVIDFLAGPRALAAVPDLAEQARFKKHQSEYRVYDFEKSCSRTVHKTRISDSVAVMDGCDQYCTYCAVPQARGREKSRSIDKIVEEVKRKIDGGAREITLLGQNVTRFGMEDDSGKTLTDLLYKLGSVPGLLRLRFLTGHPKAFTDSLIQAMFEIPVVCEALHLPIQSGSDGILKKMNRGYTTLDYQTVIEKTRQKIPDLILTTDLIVGFPGETEKDFQATLAIVDACQFDMAFCFKYSPRKGTAAEKMPDQISKAEKERRLDILMQQFKRIAMRKKSAWIGKILPVLIEGRDPKTEKKLQGRTRGNMIVNLDGPAAWIGREVAVEIVAAGSWSLLGDAVKNQKMTPSQVNA